One genomic segment of Caballeronia sp. TF1N1 includes these proteins:
- a CDS encoding acetate--CoA ligase family protein encodes MNSTVVQERNDSSTQVANAIPLHAADAKRRVAEVFDRVKAEGRTPLTAPEGKLVCDAYGIAVPREGVATSADDAAKLASFIGFPVVLKIVSPEILHKTEAGGVLVGVKNEADVKAGFATIIENAKNYDANATVLGVQVQQMVGAGQEVIIGAVTDPSFGKLIAFGLGGVLVEVLKDVTFRLAPVTRDEAASMLDGIQAAEVLRGVRGAEPVHRESLVTLIERVSRLIDDFPQISEMDLNPVFASPSGAVAADVRIVMDFEPAAPRYRPTQEQIVAQMNRIMKPDALAVIGASNEDGKIGNSVMKNLINGGYQGAIYPIHPKADEIMGHKAYKSVKDVPGVIDVAVFAIPAKFVAQALVEVGEKQIPGAVLIPSGFAETGNHEGQEELVRIARQYDIRMMGPNIYGFYYTPKNLCATFCTPYDVKGKAALSSQSGGIGMAIIGFSRSAKMGVSAIVGLGNKSDIDEDDLLTFFEQDDNTEIIAQHCEDLKDGRAFAEAAKRVSKKKPVVVLKAGRTSLGTRAASSHTGALAGNDKIYEDVFQQCGVIRARSLRDLLEFARGIPKLPTPKGENTVIITGAGGSGVLLSDACVDNGLSLMTMPDDLDAAFRKFIPPFGAAGNPVDITGGEPPTTYKNTIKLGLEDERVHSIILGYWHTIITPPMVFAKLVIEVKEEMKARGIEKPIVASLAGDVQVEEAAEYLYAHGVPAYAYSTELPVAVLGAKYKWARGAGLI; translated from the coding sequence ATGAACAGCACCGTTGTGCAGGAACGCAATGACTCTTCGACGCAAGTCGCGAACGCTATCCCGCTGCATGCAGCCGATGCGAAACGCCGCGTGGCGGAAGTGTTCGATCGCGTGAAGGCGGAAGGGCGTACGCCGCTCACGGCGCCGGAAGGCAAGCTCGTCTGCGACGCATACGGCATCGCCGTGCCGCGGGAAGGCGTCGCGACGAGCGCGGACGATGCGGCGAAACTCGCGTCGTTCATCGGCTTTCCGGTGGTGCTGAAAATCGTCTCACCGGAGATTTTGCACAAGACGGAAGCGGGCGGCGTGCTCGTCGGCGTGAAGAACGAAGCCGATGTCAAAGCGGGCTTCGCGACGATCATCGAGAACGCGAAGAACTACGACGCGAACGCGACGGTCCTCGGCGTGCAAGTGCAGCAGATGGTCGGCGCGGGACAGGAAGTGATCATCGGCGCGGTGACCGATCCTTCGTTCGGCAAGCTGATCGCGTTCGGGCTCGGCGGCGTGCTCGTCGAAGTGCTGAAAGACGTGACCTTCCGGCTCGCGCCCGTCACGCGTGACGAAGCCGCCTCCATGCTCGACGGCATTCAGGCGGCTGAAGTGCTGCGCGGCGTGCGGGGCGCAGAGCCGGTGCATCGCGAGAGTCTCGTCACGCTGATCGAGCGCGTGTCGCGCCTCATCGACGACTTCCCGCAAATCTCGGAGATGGACCTGAACCCGGTTTTCGCGAGCCCGAGCGGCGCGGTGGCGGCGGACGTGCGCATCGTGATGGACTTCGAGCCTGCCGCGCCGCGTTACCGGCCGACGCAGGAGCAGATCGTCGCGCAGATGAACCGCATCATGAAGCCAGACGCACTCGCCGTGATTGGCGCGTCGAACGAGGACGGCAAGATCGGCAATTCGGTGATGAAGAACCTCATCAACGGCGGCTACCAGGGCGCGATCTATCCAATCCATCCGAAAGCCGACGAGATCATGGGCCACAAGGCGTACAAGAGCGTGAAGGACGTGCCCGGCGTGATCGATGTCGCGGTGTTCGCCATTCCCGCGAAGTTCGTCGCGCAGGCGCTCGTCGAAGTCGGCGAGAAGCAGATTCCCGGCGCGGTGCTGATTCCTTCGGGCTTCGCGGAGACGGGCAATCACGAAGGCCAGGAAGAACTCGTGCGGATTGCGCGTCAATACGACATTCGCATGATGGGCCCGAACATCTACGGCTTCTATTACACGCCGAAGAATCTCTGCGCGACCTTCTGCACGCCGTATGACGTGAAGGGCAAGGCGGCGCTGTCGTCGCAATCCGGCGGCATTGGCATGGCGATCATCGGCTTTTCGCGTTCGGCAAAGATGGGCGTCTCGGCAATCGTCGGGCTCGGCAACAAGTCGGACATCGATGAAGACGACCTGCTCACGTTTTTCGAGCAGGACGACAACACCGAGATCATCGCGCAACACTGCGAGGACTTGAAAGATGGCCGCGCGTTTGCCGAAGCCGCGAAGCGCGTATCGAAGAAAAAGCCGGTCGTGGTGCTAAAGGCCGGACGCACGAGTCTCGGCACGCGTGCGGCCAGTTCGCACACCGGCGCGCTCGCGGGCAACGACAAGATCTACGAAGACGTGTTTCAGCAATGCGGCGTGATCCGTGCGCGGTCGCTGCGCGATTTGCTGGAGTTCGCGCGCGGCATTCCCAAATTGCCGACGCCCAAGGGCGAGAACACGGTCATCATCACGGGCGCGGGCGGCTCGGGCGTGTTGCTCTCGGACGCGTGCGTGGACAACGGCCTGTCGCTCATGACCATGCCCGACGATCTCGACGCCGCATTCCGCAAGTTCATTCCGCCGTTCGGCGCGGCGGGCAATCCGGTCGACATCACGGGCGGCGAGCCGCCGACGACCTATAAGAACACGATCAAGCTGGGTCTAGAAGACGAACGCGTCCATTCGATCATCCTCGGCTACTGGCATACGATCATCACGCCGCCGATGGTCTTCGCGAAGCTCGTGATCGAAGTGAAGGAGGAGATGAAGGCGCGCGGTATCGAAAAGCCGATCGTGGCGTCGCTCGCGGGCGACGTGCAAGTGGAGGAGGCGGCGGAGTATCTATACGCGCATGGCGTGCCGGCCTATGCGTATTCGACCGAATTGCCAGTGGCGGTGCTCGGGGCGAAATATAAGTGGGCGCGCGGCGCGGGATTGATCTGA
- a CDS encoding CsbD family protein: MVQDQVEGAAQQVVGKVQDAVGALTGDSETQVAGKTRQALGSLQQSYGETVDQLRVAVASQPINGLLIAATVGFVLGALWNRDR, translated from the coding sequence ATGGTGCAGGATCAAGTGGAAGGCGCGGCGCAACAGGTCGTGGGCAAGGTGCAGGATGCGGTTGGCGCGCTTACGGGCGACTCGGAAACGCAAGTGGCCGGCAAGACGCGGCAGGCGCTCGGCTCGCTGCAGCAGAGCTACGGTGAGACCGTGGATCAATTGCGCGTGGCGGTGGCGAGTCAGCCGATCAACGGTTTGCTGATCGCGGCGACCGTGGGCTTCGTGCTCGGCGCGCTGTGGAATCGCGATCGTTGA
- a CDS encoding response regulator — protein sequence MKKILVVDDEFDILTTWRLILEMEGYEVTTASNGRVALESARANPPDLVITDWMMPHMDGVAFIRELAANDSLAQVPVILMSAAAHAPTLEHANAQFRRKPLSIDDLLDLVKHKLGEA from the coding sequence ATGAAAAAAATCCTCGTCGTCGACGACGAATTCGACATCCTCACAACCTGGCGCCTCATTCTCGAAATGGAAGGCTATGAAGTGACGACCGCGTCGAACGGGCGCGTGGCGCTCGAATCCGCGCGCGCGAATCCGCCCGACCTCGTCATCACCGACTGGATGATGCCGCACATGGACGGCGTTGCCTTCATCCGCGAACTGGCGGCGAACGACTCGCTCGCACAGGTTCCCGTGATTCTCATGAGCGCGGCGGCGCATGCGCCCACGCTGGAACACGCCAACGCGCAGTTCCGCCGCAAACCGCTTTCCATCGACGATTTGCTCGATCTGGTTAAACATAAACTCGGCGAAGCCTGA
- a CDS encoding fumarylacetoacetate hydrolase family protein, translating into MTTWIRFRDADGRIGFGTLDPHSGRVVQYDGALFGQARPTDISFAADDLTLLAPCEPSKVIALWNNYYALSQKLDKAPPAHPLFLIKPPMSVIGPNESIKRPKSYHGKIAYEGELGIVIGKTVSGASVEEAEAAIFGYTCVNDVTAIELLQEDPNFAQWCRSKGFDTFTCLGPAIVTPGNGFDWRAAHVVTTLDGVERQNYPLDDMIFSPAEQVSLLSHDMTLVPGDVIACGTSIGVGSIKDGARVEVTIRGIGTLANTLAA; encoded by the coding sequence GTGACCACCTGGATTCGTTTTCGCGATGCCGACGGCCGTATTGGCTTCGGCACGCTCGATCCGCACTCCGGCCGCGTCGTGCAGTACGACGGCGCATTGTTCGGGCAAGCACGTCCGACCGACATTTCCTTCGCCGCCGACGACCTCACCCTGCTCGCGCCTTGCGAACCGAGCAAGGTCATCGCGTTGTGGAACAACTACTACGCGTTGTCGCAGAAGCTCGACAAGGCGCCTCCTGCGCATCCGCTCTTTCTGATCAAGCCGCCAATGTCCGTGATCGGGCCAAACGAGTCGATCAAGCGGCCGAAAAGTTATCACGGCAAGATTGCGTACGAGGGTGAACTGGGAATCGTGATCGGCAAGACGGTTTCGGGCGCGTCGGTGGAAGAGGCCGAGGCGGCCATTTTCGGCTATACGTGCGTGAACGATGTCACCGCCATCGAACTCTTGCAGGAAGATCCCAACTTCGCGCAATGGTGCCGCTCGAAGGGCTTCGATACCTTCACGTGTCTCGGGCCCGCCATCGTCACGCCAGGCAACGGCTTCGACTGGCGCGCGGCCCACGTGGTCACGACGCTGGACGGCGTCGAGCGTCAAAATTATCCGCTCGACGACATGATCTTTTCGCCCGCCGAGCAGGTCAGCTTGCTGTCGCACGACATGACGCTCGTTCCCGGCGATGTCATTGCGTGCGGTACGTCGATCGGCGTGGGATCGATCAAGGACGGCGCGCGCGTGGAAGTGACGATTCGCGGAATCGGTACTCTGGCGAACACGCTCGCGGCCTGA